A single window of Methylomarinum sp. Ch1-1 DNA harbors:
- the thrC gene encoding threonine synthase, with the protein MSIRKRYTGLIENYKDRLPVSDNTRFISLGEGNTPLIQLQNIPRLIGKDVDIYVKYEGLNPTGSFKDRGMTMAVTKAVEEGSQAIICASTGNTSAAAAAYAVRAGIKAFVLIPEGKIAMGKLAQTLMYGAEIIQINGNFDAGMALVKEVADHAPVTIVNSINPFRIEGQKTAAFEIVDELGCAPDFHCLPVGNAGNITAYWKGYSEYASDFEGHKAVTDKRPVMCGYQAAGAAPFVTGKMVDNPETVATAIRIGHPQSWDKAWNAQKESGGWFDAMSDEQILAAQKMLSQFEGIFCEPASAASLAGALQDIGAGKIPEGSKIVCTLTGNGLKDPDTAIGQCKDTHPVTIDATLDAVKKAILDHM; encoded by the coding sequence ATGTCTATTCGTAAACGATACACAGGTTTAATTGAAAATTATAAAGACCGTTTACCGGTGAGCGATAATACTCGCTTCATCAGTCTCGGTGAAGGCAACACGCCACTGATACAGTTGCAAAATATCCCCAGGCTGATCGGTAAGGATGTCGATATTTATGTTAAATACGAAGGTTTGAATCCGACCGGTTCATTCAAGGATCGCGGCATGACGATGGCGGTGACCAAGGCGGTGGAAGAAGGCAGCCAGGCCATCATCTGCGCCTCCACCGGCAACACCTCGGCTGCGGCGGCCGCCTATGCGGTGCGCGCCGGCATCAAGGCTTTCGTGTTGATTCCGGAAGGCAAGATCGCGATGGGAAAATTGGCGCAAACCTTGATGTACGGCGCCGAAATCATTCAGATCAACGGCAATTTCGATGCCGGCATGGCGTTGGTTAAGGAAGTGGCCGACCATGCCCCGGTCACGATCGTCAACTCGATCAATCCGTTTCGTATCGAAGGTCAGAAAACGGCGGCCTTCGAAATCGTCGACGAACTGGGTTGCGCTCCTGACTTTCATTGTTTACCGGTCGGCAATGCCGGAAATATTACCGCCTACTGGAAAGGCTATTCCGAATACGCCAGCGATTTCGAAGGGCATAAGGCGGTGACCGATAAACGCCCGGTCATGTGCGGTTATCAGGCCGCCGGCGCGGCGCCATTCGTCACCGGAAAAATGGTCGATAATCCGGAGACCGTCGCCACGGCGATACGCATAGGCCATCCCCAATCTTGGGATAAGGCCTGGAATGCGCAGAAGGAATCCGGCGGCTGGTTTGATGCGATGAGCGACGAGCAGATTCTTGCCGCTCAGAAAATGCTGTCCCAGTTTGAAGGTATCTTCTGCGAACCGGCATCGGCTGCATCGCTGGCGGGCGCATTACAAGATATCGGAGCGGGTAAAATTCCGGAAGGTAGCAAAATCGTCTGTACATTGACCGGCAATGGATTGAAGGATCCGGATACCGCGATAGGCCAATGTAAAGACACCCATCCGGTAACCATCGATGCGACCCTGGATGCGGTGAAGAAAGCGATTCTGGATCACATGTAA